In Oryza sativa Japonica Group chromosome 2, ASM3414082v1, the following are encoded in one genomic region:
- the LOC4330727 gene encoding F-box/kelch-repeat protein At1g74510: MLEGQSCLISRSLPSSCDQESRLAYMTYHLLEITRSKRISSTPRIEPDSVAAVAVLTKRPKSARNHECEQLDCQGSNDQGFSDSSTLISSIGRDNSISCLARCSRSDYGSIASVNRNFHSLVRSGELYKERRQLGIAEHWVYFSCNVQEWEAYDPYRSRWMTLPKMPHNECFMCSDKESLAVGTELLVFGKEILSHIVLSYSILTNSWSPGVDMNAPRCLFGSASFGEKAIVAGGMDAQGRVLRSAELYNSETKRWITLPCMNKARRMCSGVFMNGKFYVIGGMASNTEVLTCGEEYDLEKGTWRVIENMSEGLNGASGAPPLVAVVENELYAAQYAGKLVRKYNIKDNTWTTLGELPERPEAVNGWGIAFRGCGERLLVIGGPRVMGGGMIELHSWIPREGPLRWNMIGSKPSGNFVYNCAVMGC, from the coding sequence ATGTTGGAGGGTCAATCTTGCTTGATCTCAAGGTCTTTGCCAAGCTCCTGTGATCAAGAATCCAGATTAGCATACATGACCTACCACCTCCTTGAGATAACGAGGAGTAAGCGCATATCAAGTACTCCGAGGATTGAACCTGATAGTGTTGCTGCAGTAGCAGTACTGACCAAACGACCTAAATCTGCCAGGAACCATGAGTGTGAGCAGCTGGATTGTCAAGGCAGCAATGATCAGGGTTTTTCGGATTCAAGTACCCTAATAAGTTCTATCGGTCGAGATAACTCAATCAGTTGCCTCGCCCGTTGCTCTCGTTCAGATTATGGCTCCATTGCATCAGTCAATCGGAACTTCCACTCACTTGTCCGCAGTGGGGAGCTTTACAAGGAACGGCGTCAGTTGGGGATTGCAGAACATTGGGTCTATTTCTCCTGCAACGTGCAGGAGTGGGAAGCTTATGACCCTTACCGTTCACGGTGGATGACACTCCCAAAGATGCCACACAATGAGTGTTTCATGTGCTCAGACAAGGAGTCACTTGCAGTGGGCACCGAACTCCTGGTTTTTGGCAAGGAGATTCTTTCCCACATTGTTCTGAGTTACAGTATTCTGACAAACTCGTGGTCGCCTGGTGTTGATATGAATGCCCCTAGATGCTTGTTTGGATCAGCTAGCTTTGGAGAGAAAGCAATTGTAGCTGGTGGCATGGATGCTCAAGGTCGGGTGCTACGCTCTGCTGAGCTGTACAACTCTGAAACTAAGAGATGGATAACACTCCCATGCATGAACAAGGCTAGGCGAATGTGTTCTGGAGTCTTTATGAACGGCAAATTTTACGTAATTGGGGGAATGGCCAGTAACACGGAGGTGCTGACCTGCGGAGAAgagtatgatttggagaaaggTACCTGGAGGGTGATAGAGAACATGTCTGAGGGGCTCAACGGTGCAAGTGGTGCACCTCCCCTTGTTGCTGTTGTTGAAAATGAGTTATATGCTGCACAATATGCAGGAAAGCTAGTAAGGAAATATAACATAAAGGATAACACATGGACAACACTGGGAGAGTTACCAGAGCGGCCAGAAGCTGTGAATGGCTGGGGTATTGCATTCCGAGGATGTGGAGAGCGGCTCTTGGTGATTGGTGGACCAAGAGTGATGGGAGGGGGGATGATTGAGCTCCATTCATGGATCCCGAGGGAGGGGCCGTTGCGGTGGAACATGATCGGGAGCAAGCCTTCTGGTAACTTTGTTTATAACTGTGCTGTCATGGGGTGCTGA
- the LOC4330728 gene encoding uncharacterized protein At3g28850 — MGCTGSRHAFRGGVRGGKTAYARSRSGPAAVHHTVSLKSSTLGSLSLERDRDEEMMKWRDDGGAAKTTPPPQQMARRQRQLVLATTAPAKTPAREPEVINVWELMEGLDDKDEEGDVRGEERRGQSTPGSPEFDPDIIAAFRKALDEVPAAGECPGDEVCVKKREIQRFPGIVRERVSAFQKRIDAKLAKMAPPPPSPSPPPEPEPQLPPPPPDSDRKVVLYLTSLRGIRKTYEDCWATKSILQGYGVLVDERDLSMHAGFKEELHAALGAPGSLPQVFADGRHLGGAEEVRRMHESGELSKALGDCEMAPPAAAGKGIALDACSGCGGVRFVPCEECSGSCKVFLEELDTFRRCPDCNENGLVRCPLC; from the coding sequence ATGGGCTGCACGGGGTCCAGGCACGCGTTCCGGGGTGGCGTCCGGGGCGGCAAGACGGCGTACGCGCGGAGCCGCTCCGGTCCGGCCGCCGTGCACCACACCGTCTCGCTCAAGTCCTCCACACTGGGTTCGCTCAGCCTCGAGCGGGACCGGGACGAGGAGATGATGAAatggcgcgacgacggcggcgcggcgaagaccacgccgccgccacagcaGATGGCGAGGCGGCAGAGGCAATTGGTGCTGGCCACCACGGCGCCGGCCAAGACGCCGGCCCGCGAGCCGGAGGTGATAAATGTGTGGGAGCTCATGGAAGGCCTGGACGACAAGGATGAGGAGGGCGACGTCCGCGGCGAGGAGCGACGGGGGCAGTCGACGCCCGGGTCACCGGAGTTCGATCCAGACATCATCGCCGCTTTCCGGAAGGCGCTCGACGAGGTTCCCGCTGCCGGCGAATGCCCTGGCGACGAGGTGTGCGTCAAGAAGCGCGAGATACAGAGGTTTCCGGGCATCGTGCGCGAGCGGGTCAGCGCGTTCCAGAAGAGGATCGACGCGAAGCTCGCCAAGATGGCGCCTCCGCCACCGTCACCGTCACCGCCTCCGGAGCCAGAGCCGCagcttccaccgccgccgcctgataGCGACCGGAAAGTGGTGCTGTACCTCACCAGCCTCCGCGGCATCCGCAAGACGTACGAGGACTGCTGGGCGACGAAGTCCATCCTACAAGGCTACGGCGTGCTCGTCGACGAGCGCGACCTGTCGATGCACGCCGGGTTCAAGGAGGAGCTCCACGCCGCGCTGGGCGCGCCGGGCAGCCTCCCGCAGGTGTTCGCGGACGGCAGGCACCTGGGTGGCGCCGAGGAGGTCCGCCGCATGCACGAGTCCGGGGAGCTGTCCAAGGCGCTGGGCGACTGCGAgatggcgccgccggccgccgcgggcAAGGGCATTGCGCTGGACGCGTgctccggctgcggcggcgtccGGTTCGTGCCGTGCGAGGAGTGCTCCGGCAGCTGCAAGGTGTTCCTCGAGGAGCTGGACACCTTCCGGCGCTGCCCCGACTGCAACGAGAATGGGCTCGTGCGCTGCCCGCTTTGCTGA